The genomic stretch CGGGGGGATTAATCCGTCCCGCAAAGACAACAGGAACGACAAAGCGGCGGAAACAAAACCGGGATTTGCAACCCAGATGCCGGCCATCCCTGCGCAAGAGGTTAACCGGCAAGCCAGACAAGCTTAACCGGTTGGCGCTTCGGCGGTTTCCGCACGATCATCCTGTGAAGCCTGAGGCAGGAAGCGGTCGCAGGCCCCATTGTGCCCGCTCAGATCCTTGACGATGTCATAGGTAGCATCGGCCAGGACCCAGCGGATTGCCGCTTGTAGACCTTCCTGCGATTTGTCACCGATCTTGATATCGAAGAGTTCGTCCGAGAAGAAGCGGAAAACCGAAGCAAAAACCTCACGACCCACCGCCTGCTTGGAATAGGACTTGGCGGCGATAATCTGAGTGGTCTTGGTATCGGTGACACGAATATCGACGGCCGCTGTCACTGCAAAACGCCGTACCCCGAGGCCACCACCGCCAACGGTTGCTTCAATGCCGCCGGAATAGCTGTTGAAGTCAAGCTGCGTGATCGCACCATCGATGACATAGTCCGAACCGCGCAACGTTCCCTTGACCAGCGGACGAAACGGAAGGCTCTCGTCACCAATCACGACATTGCCGCCATCACCCAGGATCTGCTCCCGGGCGCGCGCAATTTCCCACTCGGGAACAGCGGTATTGGTGCGGTTGACCTGCTTGACGCCAGCCTTCTGCAGCAGTGATACCATCATGCCGGCACTGTCACGCGGCAGGAAATTGCCCGCCTCGTCCGAGGAATAGCGCCCGGTCTGGTCCGTGATCACATGGACCGCATACATCTTGCTGCTGCGTTTCACTTCCGGGGATTGAGCCAGGCATTCCAGCGCCTTGTCGACAGGCGTCCGCGCCGCAATTGGAACAGGCCCCAGAAATGGTTCCTTTGGCGGTTTTTCCGCAACCTGCGACTGGCATCCGGCGAGAAAAAGAACGGGGAGCAAGGCGAGGCCGCCGAGTTTTGGGAAAGTCATCAGCATGGAC from Peteryoungia desertarenae encodes the following:
- a CDS encoding CsgG/HfaB family protein, with the translated sequence MTFPKLGGLALLPVLFLAGCQSQVAEKPPKEPFLGPVPIAARTPVDKALECLAQSPEVKRSSKMYAVHVITDQTGRYSSDEAGNFLPRDSAGMMVSLLQKAGVKQVNRTNTAVPEWEIARAREQILGDGGNVVIGDESLPFRPLVKGTLRGSDYVIDGAITQLDFNSYSGGIEATVGGGGLGVRRFAVTAAVDIRVTDTKTTQIIAAKSYSKQAVGREVFASVFRFFSDELFDIKIGDKSQEGLQAAIRWVLADATYDIVKDLSGHNGACDRFLPQASQDDRAETAEAPTG